The following are encoded together in the Pedobacter sp. D749 genome:
- a CDS encoding O-antigen polymerase: MKHKILYLPCFVYAISFGAILALYQIGWSDLYPEINGFLLFFLLSTIGISFGLALFQNRQIKIVKSDVNLSSNFLKRAMYFLGIGYILEFLYESSIPLVSTLLSGSYSYGDFNGIPTFHVILGTFNIFFSILMFNHYLTNKTKTTLFQFVMTLIPYVLVLNRGAFMIVFSAMIFLFLMKLKSISLVKIVKPFLVLGIVLYFFGVIGNVRQEQTKEDKEYLLKVAGATDRFLTSGVPGEFYWSYIYLISPMGNLQNLINLKDSSFNIDNIGIFSTTQLFPDFISKRLVGLLGYTDRLENGGGSEYLVTALLNATTVYYAGYYLLGSSGLIFMFFAMMISALIYPLLIKRDSQYYLTAIASLNSIILLSTFNNMWYATGTILLWPIIFSLIGRLKLR, from the coding sequence ATGAAACACAAAATATTATATCTTCCTTGTTTTGTCTACGCAATTTCTTTTGGCGCTATTTTGGCTTTGTATCAAATCGGTTGGTCAGACCTTTATCCTGAAATAAATGGTTTCCTATTATTTTTTCTCCTATCAACAATAGGAATATCATTTGGCTTAGCATTATTTCAAAATAGACAAATAAAAATTGTTAAAAGTGATGTTAATCTTTCCTCAAACTTTCTAAAGCGAGCAATGTATTTTTTAGGAATTGGCTATATTCTCGAATTTTTATATGAATCCAGTATACCTCTTGTGAGTACTTTATTAAGTGGATCTTATTCATATGGTGATTTTAATGGTATTCCGACTTTCCACGTTATTTTAGGGACTTTTAATATATTTTTTTCAATTTTAATGTTTAATCATTATTTAACGAACAAAACTAAGACGACACTTTTCCAGTTTGTAATGACCTTAATACCGTATGTTCTTGTGTTAAATCGGGGTGCATTTATGATTGTTTTTTCAGCGATGATTTTTCTTTTTTTAATGAAACTAAAGTCAATTAGCTTAGTGAAGATAGTCAAGCCTTTTTTGGTGCTAGGAATCGTTTTATACTTTTTTGGAGTTATTGGCAATGTTAGGCAAGAGCAAACGAAAGAAGATAAGGAATATCTATTGAAAGTGGCAGGAGCAACCGATAGATTCCTTACAAGTGGTGTTCCTGGGGAATTTTACTGGAGCTATATTTATTTGATTTCTCCAATGGGGAATCTTCAAAACTTAATAAATCTGAAGGATAGTAGTTTTAATATTGATAATATTGGGATATTCTCAACGACACAATTATTTCCGGATTTTATAAGTAAAAGATTGGTTGGATTGTTGGGGTATACGGATAGATTGGAAAATGGTGGTGGTTCGGAATATTTAGTTACAGCTTTACTAAATGCAACAACGGTTTATTACGCAGGTTATTATTTATTGGGCTCTTCTGGCTTGATTTTTATGTTTTTTGCGATGATGATTAGTGCATTAATTTATCCATTATTGATAAAACGAGATAGTCAATATTACCTAACAGCAATAGCTTCATTGAATTCTATAATCTTATTAAGTACTTTTAATAATATGTGGTATGCTACAGGTACAATTTTATTATGGCCAATTATTTTTAGTTTGATAGGAAGATTAAAGTTAAGATAG
- a CDS encoding glycosyltransferase family 2 protein, with protein MLKNNCLISIVVPFYNVDLYFDFFLESLLPLDDNFEIILVDDGSKDNSINIAQKFSNLYNNVKILSKENGGLSSARNYGLKYASGEHVIFLDSDDYIEDKNVLFKMYEKAKSTHADIVLATYYEFSDLKVKKFRYDRTNFIHDLIFLDDRLNKLMDNDVSFAVWNKMFKVDFLIKNKLLFKEGIWFEDLEFIYRAFFYANKISKVDDVLLGYRQRLGSIMKTITPKILDKIFVLNDLLIFLEKQNLLNRFYEKFKILYIRMAFSVIYAVVMNEGKNDEKRTIINTIFNSSFFLTIFSEELLFKGNLTIAEKIFYHLIKYKIINRYNIVYLGFLQTKKN; from the coding sequence ATGTTAAAGAATAACTGTTTGATTAGTATTGTCGTGCCATTTTATAATGTAGATTTATATTTTGACTTTTTTTTGGAGAGCTTACTGCCTTTAGACGATAATTTTGAAATTATTCTTGTTGATGATGGTTCTAAAGATAATTCAATTAATATTGCTCAAAAATTTTCCAACTTGTATAATAATGTAAAAATTTTAAGCAAAGAAAATGGAGGGTTAAGTTCTGCAAGAAATTATGGGTTAAAATATGCTTCTGGAGAACATGTAATATTTCTTGATAGTGATGATTATATTGAGGATAAAAATGTTCTTTTTAAAATGTATGAAAAGGCAAAAAGCACGCATGCTGATATTGTCTTGGCTACATATTATGAGTTTTCTGATTTAAAAGTTAAGAAATTCAGGTATGATCGGACTAATTTTATCCATGACCTTATTTTTTTAGATGATAGACTTAATAAATTGATGGATAATGATGTATCATTTGCAGTTTGGAATAAAATGTTTAAAGTCGATTTTTTGATAAAAAATAAACTGTTATTTAAAGAGGGTATCTGGTTCGAAGATTTAGAATTTATTTATAGAGCATTTTTTTATGCTAACAAAATTTCTAAAGTTGATGATGTATTATTGGGCTATAGGCAAAGGTTAGGTTCAATAATGAAAACAATAACGCCTAAAATTTTAGATAAAATATTTGTTTTGAATGATTTGTTGATATTTTTGGAAAAGCAAAATCTGTTAAATAGATTTTATGAGAAGTTCAAAATACTTTATATAAGGATGGCATTTTCTGTAATTTATGCTGTAGTAATGAATGAAGGGAAAAATGATGAGAAGCGGACTATCATTAATACAATTTTTAACTCTTCATTTTTTTTAACTATTTTTTCAGAAGAACTGTTGTTTAAGGGGAATTTAACAATAGCCGAGAAAATTTTCTATCATTTAATTAAGTATAAAATAATTAATCGTTATAATATTGTTTATTTGGGCTTCTTGCAAACTAAAAAAAATTGA
- a CDS encoding DapH/DapD/GlmU-related protein, which translates to MSRYSILGKLKLSIFVIRTKFVFKNARLIRFPFDIRGREFVQVAKGFTTGFGCRIEACPKSPNIALSIGENFQMNDYVHITAMESVVIGNNVLLASKVYISDCSHGSYSGDESDSNPNSIPKDREMFSKPITIEDNVWIGEFVSILPGVSIGKGTIVGANSVVSRSLPANVIAVGTPAKAIKKFNFDTNHWERII; encoded by the coding sequence ATGAGTAGGTATAGCATACTAGGGAAATTAAAACTTTCAATATTTGTCATAAGGACAAAGTTTGTGTTTAAAAACGCAAGACTAATAAGATTTCCTTTTGATATAAGAGGCAGGGAATTTGTACAGGTTGCTAAAGGATTTACAACGGGTTTTGGATGTAGAATAGAAGCTTGTCCCAAATCTCCAAATATAGCTCTTTCAATTGGAGAAAATTTCCAAATGAACGACTATGTCCATATTACAGCAATGGAAAGTGTTGTAATTGGCAATAATGTACTCTTAGCTAGTAAGGTTTATATTTCAGATTGTTCTCATGGGAGTTATTCAGGAGATGAATCGGATAGTAACCCTAATTCCATTCCAAAGGATAGGGAAATGTTTTCAAAGCCAATAACAATAGAAGATAACGTTTGGATAGGGGAATTTGTTTCTATACTTCCTGGCGTTTCAATTGGTAAAGGAACAATTGTGGGAGCAAATTCTGTCGTATCAAGAAGTTTACCCGCTAATGTAATTGCGGTGGGAACACCCGCCAAGGCGATTAAAAAATTTAATTTTGACACCAATCATTGGGAAAGAATAATATAA
- a CDS encoding NAD-dependent epimerase/dehydratase family protein, whose product MENILITGGAGFIGSNLALKLIAKGYKITVLDNLSPQIHGENPEISSPLYISIKDKTRFIKGTVTSKEDWAEALKDQDVIVHYAAETGTGQSMYEIQKYVDVNVNGTAIMLDLLANSEHKVKKVIIASSRSIYGEGKYLNEKGESIYPKHRTSEVMDKGDFEVKFLGSETLKLVATDEDSKIHPSSVYGITKQNQEQMIMTVCPTIGISPVAFRYQNVYGPGQSLKNPYTGILSIFSTQIKNGNGINIFEDGKETRDFVYIDDVVDATILGIEKEEANGEVFNVGTGVATDVITVANGLIKYYGQEVSLSISGNYRLGDIRHNYADLTKIKSKLGFEPKFSFDQGLEEFTKWVNTQEVEKDNYQKSIDEMKAKGLYK is encoded by the coding sequence ATGGAAAACATACTAATCACCGGAGGAGCTGGGTTTATAGGCTCCAATTTGGCGTTAAAATTAATTGCAAAGGGATATAAAATCACGGTTCTAGATAATTTATCTCCTCAAATTCATGGTGAGAACCCTGAAATAAGTTCCCCTTTATACATAAGTATTAAAGATAAAACAAGGTTTATTAAGGGGACGGTAACGAGTAAGGAAGATTGGGCTGAGGCATTAAAAGATCAGGATGTAATCGTTCATTATGCAGCTGAAACGGGCACTGGCCAATCTATGTACGAAATTCAAAAATATGTAGATGTAAATGTAAACGGTACTGCAATTATGTTAGATTTACTGGCAAATTCTGAGCATAAAGTTAAAAAAGTAATTATTGCTTCTTCTCGTTCTATTTACGGTGAGGGAAAATATTTGAACGAAAAGGGCGAAAGCATTTATCCAAAACATCGCACCTCTGAAGTGATGGACAAAGGAGATTTTGAAGTTAAGTTCTTAGGCTCCGAAACCTTGAAATTGGTTGCTACAGATGAAGATTCCAAAATTCACCCTTCATCAGTATATGGTATTACCAAGCAAAATCAGGAACAAATGATTATGACAGTTTGCCCAACCATTGGTATTTCACCAGTGGCTTTTCGTTATCAAAACGTCTATGGGCCAGGCCAATCATTGAAAAACCCTTATACAGGCATCCTGTCTATTTTCTCTACGCAAATCAAAAATGGCAATGGCATTAATATTTTTGAGGATGGAAAAGAAACACGTGATTTTGTTTATATAGATGATGTTGTTGATGCTACTATTTTAGGGATAGAAAAGGAAGAGGCAAATGGAGAAGTTTTTAATGTTGGAACAGGTGTGGCAACTGATGTAATAACGGTTGCCAACGGTTTGATTAAATATTACGGGCAAGAAGTTTCGCTAAGCATAAGCGGAAATTACCGGTTAGGCGATATCCGCCACAATTATGCCGATTTAACTAAAATCAAGTCAAAGTTAGGATTTGAGCCGAAATTTTCTTTTGATCAAGGTTTGGAAGAATTTACCAAATGGGTAAACACGCAAGAGGTAGAAAAGGATAACTATCAAAAATCCATTGATGAAATGAAGGCAAAAGGACTGTACAAGTAA
- a CDS encoding NAD-dependent epimerase/dehydratase family protein — protein sequence MTSVILTGASGFLGNYIHQELAKTHEVITISRVNADINTNLAFQIPQLPQADIVVHCAGKAHSVPKTEMEKQTFFDVNVTGTANLLKGIETNGLLPTAFVFISTVAVYGCDSGVMINEQHPLNATDPYGQSKIQAEHLVESWCFKNGVICAILRLPLLVGNNAPGNLGSMINGIKKGFYFNIAGGKAKKSMVMALDVAKLIPIVTKIGGVYNLTDGYHPSFDELSKNIAEQFHRKKPLNMPLWLAKILASVGNLLGNKVPINTSKLNKITSDLTFDDFKARKELNWSPSSVIKSFKAN from the coding sequence ATGACAAGTGTTATCCTAACTGGCGCTTCAGGATTCTTAGGGAATTATATACATCAGGAGTTAGCTAAGACACATGAAGTAATTACAATTTCCAGAGTAAATGCTGATATTAATACAAATTTAGCATTTCAGATCCCACAACTTCCACAAGCCGATATAGTAGTACATTGTGCTGGAAAAGCACACTCAGTTCCTAAAACGGAAATGGAGAAACAAACCTTTTTCGATGTTAACGTAACTGGTACGGCTAACCTACTTAAAGGCATAGAAACTAATGGTTTACTTCCTACAGCATTTGTATTTATAAGTACAGTGGCAGTTTATGGATGTGATTCTGGGGTAATGATTAATGAACAACATCCTTTAAATGCAACTGATCCTTATGGACAGAGTAAAATCCAAGCTGAGCACCTTGTTGAAAGCTGGTGTTTTAAAAATGGTGTTATTTGTGCAATTTTAAGACTGCCCCTTTTAGTTGGAAACAATGCTCCCGGGAATCTTGGTTCAATGATAAACGGAATAAAGAAAGGATTTTACTTTAATATAGCTGGTGGAAAGGCAAAAAAAAGTATGGTGATGGCATTAGATGTAGCTAAGTTAATTCCAATTGTAACAAAAATTGGTGGGGTTTACAATCTTACTGACGGATATCATCCATCATTTGATGAACTTTCTAAAAACATAGCCGAGCAATTTCATAGAAAAAAACCGCTAAATATGCCATTGTGGCTTGCCAAAATATTGGCAAGCGTTGGTAATTTGTTAGGCAACAAAGTACCAATTAACACTTCGAAGTTAAATAAGATCACATCAGATTTAACTTTTGATGATTTTAAGGCAAGAAAGGAACTAAATTGGAGTCCTAGTTCGGTTATCAAATCATTTAAGGCTAATTAA
- a CDS encoding glycosyltransferase family 4 protein yields the protein MSIISIAVLLLSLFALELIYFKLADYFNIIDKPNARSSHTSVTLRGGGIIFCLAAIIFFFFFGFQYVYFILGLVLISFISFLDDILTLNNKIRLSVHFISVMLMFYQWQLFSLPWFWIPIAVILVIGTINAYNFMDGINGITGSYSLLAIITLYYINENIYAFTSPALLITIALSLLVFNFFNFRKKAKCFAGDVGSVGIAFIIVFFIGQLILATHNFNYILLLLFYGIDAVSTILFRVIRKENIFEAHRSHFYQFLSNEKKTPHLIVATIYLLIQSIINIILVFFVAENIFSALLLCLFCIVIFMVVRFKMEGKQRLLKARVV from the coding sequence ATGTCTATAATTTCAATAGCGGTTTTATTGCTTTCTTTATTCGCACTTGAACTGATTTACTTCAAACTCGCCGATTACTTTAATATCATCGACAAGCCAAATGCCCGAAGTTCCCATACCTCTGTAACACTAAGGGGCGGTGGGATAATTTTCTGTCTGGCTGCAATTATCTTTTTCTTTTTTTTTGGATTTCAATATGTCTATTTTATCCTTGGCCTGGTGCTGATTTCCTTTATCAGCTTTTTGGACGATATTTTAACCTTAAACAATAAAATCAGATTAAGTGTTCATTTTATTTCGGTGATGCTGATGTTCTACCAGTGGCAATTGTTTAGTTTGCCATGGTTTTGGATTCCTATTGCAGTAATCTTGGTAATCGGTACCATTAATGCGTACAATTTTATGGATGGAATAAATGGCATTACGGGTAGTTACAGCCTCCTTGCCATTATTACGCTTTATTACATAAACGAAAATATATATGCTTTTACTTCTCCTGCTTTATTAATCACCATTGCGCTTTCACTACTGGTTTTCAATTTTTTTAATTTCAGAAAGAAAGCGAAATGTTTTGCTGGCGATGTTGGGAGTGTTGGTATAGCCTTCATTATTGTTTTCTTCATAGGTCAGTTAATTTTGGCTACTCATAACTTCAATTACATTTTGCTTTTACTTTTTTATGGTATAGATGCAGTAAGTACTATTTTATTTAGAGTAATCAGGAAAGAAAATATTTTTGAAGCGCATAGAAGCCATTTTTATCAATTTCTTTCTAACGAAAAAAAGACTCCCCATTTAATTGTAGCAACAATTTATCTTTTAATACAATCGATTATAAATATAATTCTTGTTTTTTTTGTTGCCGAAAATATATTCTCGGCACTGTTATTGTGTTTATTTTGCATAGTTATTTTTATGGTTGTAAGATTTAAAATGGAAGGTAAACAACGATTGCTTAAAGCCCGGGTTGTTTAA